The stretch of DNA ATAACCTAAATCATTAGCCAAAAAAAGTAATTTGCTAGGCTTACTCTGTACTGTGTCCGGCCTTAAAACCAGATTGAAACGTTTCACCGATTTCATGTACATCGAGAAAATGTTTCAGTTGATTTCTCCAGGACATTTTAAAGCAGAGGTTACCCGATGAACACACCGTATACTTGTTGTCGTTGAAATACGGTCAATCACTCTGAGTTTCTCATGTGtcctgagcatgaaaatagtcctcTGCCCCCTTTTCCTGCACTAGCTGACAAAATAAAAGGGACGGGAAACAGTCAACTAAAAAAAAAAGGCCAGTCTATTCTGTCGCAGGGAAATTGGCCTGGCTTGTGACAGCAGAAGAATTAGATTTAGCAATTAGGAGAGCAGTGCATGTCTTGGCTTGcagaagctaacttttagcacTAGCTGCTTTTTAACCCAAGAGAGAAAAGTGAATGGAGGCGGACGAGTcacactgctgttagccaatcagtggaAAGGCATTTTCCTGCCATGAATATTAATGgttaagactcaaaatcctgccatTTTTCGTCTCCCATTCCTCCGACAACCTTCAGCTTCCTGAAactggagcgccagagctttttttccacaaaaaattcctcacaaggcattcattcacacTAGAGACCACCGCAGATTTATTGCAATAATGAGTGTATGACCACTTCCAAGTGAAATTGCTTGAAATTGCTTTTAAGTTTTGCAGTTTGAGTTAAGTATACCACATACACAACAAACCATCTTTTTCTGGTTTTGCTCTTTTGACATTCTGCATATTCCTTGACATGCACCATTTCACGTTTTGTGTTCGGGTAAAACGTTTTGCGTTTGTGTCTACTGCAGAGCTCTCCATATAGCTGTGGTGCAGGGGGAAATGTCTATCGTCTGCAAACTCATCCGACTGTTGCTGTTGGCTCACAAAGGCCTGGACATCCACAACAATCTTCGTCAGGTGAGGCAAATGCACCAGCAATAGCACACCCAGTAACAAGTCCGTAGACATTAGAGGCCTTTTGCACATGTGGATCTCTCACATACAAAGAAAGGTCTGAAATGGTATCACCTGAACAAATTGAAATCAGATTGAAAGTATTTTTGGAACTACTAACCTAGCTTCAGCATGTAAAAAAAATCATTCTTCCACCTCCTTAAAGAGGAAATGCCTTAGTTTCCTCCTTTTCTTGCACGTTATCAAATACAGTTCTAGGCATGGCAGCTCAGGCTTATGAAGTGGAATGTACCCTTCCTGGTTTCTCAACCTGTGCTTGTCAACAGGTTTATGGGAAGTACGGTGTCTGTGATTTCCAATCTTTTGTTTTACAGAGGGAATAGTCCTGCAACAATCAGCTGAGGGAATTTTTTGGGGTTTACACGCCGGATGCATCATGCGAAGTTCAAATGAAAATGCCAAAACAATTAAACCTTATGAAAAATGCTTCTCATTAACATTTTTAAATCCCATGTTCCTCATAAAAGGGAAAAGAATCAGAAGATGCTGCAAAATTAAACATAAAgtacattttaaatgtttatagACTGATAAATACATCTATAACACTTTTAATGAGATGACTAAACCTTTGTGGTCCTTTAGCTACCTATAAAGCTGAGTATCTTTACTGGAATGTGCTCAAGGAATGTGTTTCCTTACCCAGGGCTGTCCCAGCCACTGGTTCAAACCCAGTCCTTCCACCTTCTATCCCCTTTGTTGTCTTAACCTCACTGCCCTCTTTATCTGCACTCTGCCAGCTGCCTCTTTTTCATCCTTCAACAGAAAAAGCACCTGAGCTGTGCAGAGCTGTAGTTCACAGGGCTGGGGTTTCACACCACACAGGCGCTGCAGGCATGCTTACCAGAAGTAATGCTGCCGCTATCACCGGTTGTTCTTTTTTCCTTATCGCGGAGGCTTGACAACATAGGTTTTGTGATATCCTGTGTCAGCCCTGTCTATGAAAGTGCTTGCACGCAActgactctcacacacacaaacacacacacatacgatgctgctgctgcttcatgaGCACACGCTTTATGTCAAGTGCAATTGTGACCAGAAGGGAAGATTTACAGGCACCAGTCTCATCACACTCATTTGCCTACCAGATGGTGTGGTTTTGTCTGAATACCAGGCATAAAGAACACACTTATCTAAATGAGGCCAGGAACTTTTCACTTTACAAAACATTAAGTTGACTAGAAAAACCTTGGAGGCATTTTCCAGCATTGACCAACTTCCCAAAGACAGAAATCAACTAGTAGGGTTTTTAttttctcactctctctctctccttcacaATATTGATGACAAATCCTGAGTTTCTGTAGCTTTGAAGGTGGAGATTTTTTGACAGAGTGTTACTATCGGCACCATCGCTGAACCATAGTGTGTGTGTCAAAGCATGATTTGCCTTCCACTACATTGGTTTGAAGGCAGCTGTCTGATACTCCCACGTCGGTCATGCTATCAGTGTGGCTACAAAAACACGCACAGCACCAGtcctctttctgttgttgttgtgacagctgattttgtgtgtgtgtgtgtgtgtgtgtgtgtgtgtgtgtgtgtgtgtgtgtgtgtgtgtgtgtgtgtgtgtgtgtgtgtgtgtgtggcattgagATAGGTGAGGTCTGGTGACTGAAACCTTTTGAGCACCCTACCTGAAAACACATCTGgatgattttgtgtgtgtgtgtgtgtgtgtgtgtgtgtgtgtgtgtgtgtgtgtgtgtgtgtgtgtgtgtgtgtgtgtgtgcgcgtgtgtgtgtgtgtgtgtgtgtgtgtgtgtgtgtgtgtgtgtgtgtgtgtgtggcattgagATAGGTGAGGTCTGGTGACTGAAACCTTTTGAGCACCCTGCCTGAAAACACATCTGgatgattttgtgtgtgtgtgtgtgtgtgtgtgtgtgtgtgtgtgtgtgtgtgtgtgtgtgtgtgtgtgtgtggcattgagATAGGTGAGGTCTGGTGACTGAAACCTTTTAAGCACCCTGCCTGAAAACACATCTGgatgattttgtgtgtgtgtgtgtgtgtgtgtgtgtgtgtgtgtgtgtgtgtgtgtgtgtgtgtgtgtgtgtgtgtgtgtgtgtgtgtgtggcattgagATAGGTGAGGTCTGGTGACTGAAACCTTTTGAGCACCCTGCCTGAAAACACATCTGgatgattttgtgtgtgtgtgtgtgtgtgtgtgtgtgtgtgtgtgtgtgtgtgtgtgtgtgtgtgtgtgtgtgtgtgtgtgtgtgtgtgtgtgtgtgtgtgtgtgtgtggcattgagATAGGTGAGGTCTGGTGACTGAAACCTTTTGAGCACCCTGCCTGAAAACACATCTGGATGATTTAGtgcatttttttttcttacagcaAGTTGTTTACATGTTGTTGTGGTGCAGCTGGCAATGCAGCGCTTCAGTATTTGCTTTTAGCTGGAAGGGTGCACGTTGGCACACCTTTTTGTTCCactagtgtgtgtatgtgcatgtgcgtgcagaAACGAAACGTCcacgtgtgtgtttatgtatgcttTAGTATCCTTGTTCCGAGAAGTCACATGACCATCACCCCTCCCCGCCTGCTTTGCTCTGTGCTGTTTCTCAACATACCTTGCTCTGAGGTTCAGAGGGTAGTTTACAGGGACTTTCCCTTCCTGCGTGTGCTTCTCTATCTGACAGCCTTGCTCTCTCACTGTTGTATTTTTTCGTATCGTTGTTTGAGACTTTAACCAAAACTGACTGATGCTATCGGAATAACTGTCAACAACGCTGACGTAAAACTGTCATTTTTATTTGTGCAGCGGCAGTCGCTTTTACACCCGTTACAGAAAAAAGACATTTTCTTTTTTCTGCTACATTCCATTTTCCGTGTGCTTGGCACTGCCTATGCCCTGGGGCTGTTTTTCATACCCATAAATCTCCACCCTTCTGCTCTTTTCATCTCATTCATGTTGATCAACTCATTTTGCAGGAATGTCTATAAATGAGATTTCGCTCAAGGGAAAGAGAAGGGATTTTCCCTAAACTCTCCTGCCTTTCCCCTGGACTTCCATCTGGCATTTCCACCTTTCTTTGCTCCtttgtccctcaactttaacTTTCATTTCACTTCCTTTCCACCCTATCTCTTATCGTTGTTGGAGGTTTTCTTGTTTAGTCACTCTGAGGTGCATTACAGGAAGCAATGGCCGTCTGCCAGCACCAATGGCTCTTTTTAATGGCTATAAAAGGCTTCAGAGTAAATAGGGATGTGTCCATTCTGGGAATCACTCGATGACTGAACATGGTTTTAACACTGAAGAGCAGTAAAACTGGTGGTggtggcggtgtgtgtgtgtgtgtgtgtgtgtgtggggtggggctgggggtggggggggggacttggtataaaagaagaaaatcatTTTTTTGGGATAAGATCTTGAACGATAATACAAGGTGAATTTAGCTCAAAAAGTGAGGGAATTTGTTTTAACAATGCGTCTTGGCAACACATTTTATATAGTTGCAAAGCTTGATTAGTCTCTTTAACCATGAGGTGCAGCTTGGAAGGATTGTGCAATTGTGGATTGAATGACACAACTAAAATCCCCCCAGTGTGGTATTCAATTATGATTTGATCTAAGTGGGCTGGTCCGATCCGCTGCTTCCAAAGTCCACTCCTGTTTTTAACTGTCGGATGTCCTTTTTCCTAAAAGATTATTAAATTTAGCCTTGTTATTATTTTATGCAGTATTGCCGACGTCGTGACTTTGTCACCATTTCAAACGAATTTTTTATACCCCCTGCACAACTTTTATTCTGGGCTGTTCTTCCAGACGACCAGAAAGGTCGTTCCTCTCTTCTCCTTTCTGTTCCACGCGCTCTCCCGCAGTGCGAGGCCGGTCGGCGGGCACGGCCTTGTCCCCCAAAGGGATTCTCTCGGTTCTCAGTCCGGCCCTCCCTCGTGACAGAGGCATATGAGCGCCGTCTGGGGTACTCCGGGTCATCCACCCACCTACCTCGGCTGGCTGCTTCGGGTGTCCGTCTTCGGCGCTCTCCCCGTTCCGCTGGTCCTCTCCGGCGGTTTCTCTGGCGGCGACCATAATGGGCCGTGGTCCAACCTCCCTCGTCATCTTCCTCGTAGTAAATATGTGGAGGCATATTGTGCCTCTGAAAAACGTTTAAACAACTCGGTTCCGTGTAACACACTTATAAAatggaaaaaaatgttttttcacttGGGCATAAACGGCCCCTTTAATAACCCTTTAGTCGATTTTACCCTTTCACAAataatttcatatatatatatatatatatatatgtatatatatatatatatatatatatatatatatatatatatatgtatatatatatatatgtatatatatatatatatatatatatatgtatatatatatatatatatatgtatatatatatatatatatatatatatatgtatatatatatatatatatatatatatatatatatatatatatatatatatatatatatatatatatgaagacCACATTGTGACTTTTTTAGCAACACGCCAACACAGCATGTCATGACGACATCACTATATGCAAATTAGCATATGTTGTCTCATGGTGACATCTAGCAACGTTCTGGGTCAACTTTAGTTACCGTTGGAGACAGTTGGCAACTTCGTCTTTATTTGCATGCAGTTTGTGTAATTTGCCACAGCAAGACCTTGTGTTAGTGGAgcactctacagacagttgatatTGTCCATTTACAAGGTCAATAGAGTTGTCACAAAGACCTCAGTGCATAGAGCTAAAGAAGACAACTAGTTGCTGAATACAGCGTCTGTGTGCATTACGTATCTGTGGTTCACAACAAGTAAGTTAACTATAGTACAGAATGGGTGTTAGACGACGTTCACGGCTCCTTAAGGTGTTTGTCTTTCAGTTGTGATTATAAGAAGCTCAAATTATGAAATCGAACACGCGTGTGTGTGCAGTCTGTCTTTGTGTGGCGTGAGTCATGAGGTTCAGGGAAGCTAAAGGGAGAAACACTTGCTTTGACACAATGAAGGAATGCCACACATTGGCTCTCCCACTGTTTGTTTTGTCAGTTCTTACTGGAACagattgcacacacacacacacacacacacacacacacacacacacacacacacacacacacacacacacacacacacacacacacacacacacacacacacacacaggataggaatgcaacaaaagtgaaactttGAGCCGCCATCTCTTCCCGGTTGCCTAATTTTTGTGTGACCCGAATAGCTGCCAAAATGCTCAGATTAGACAACTTCCTTTTGTGAGCCCCCGAGAACTGATCGTTCCTTAAGACAGCAGATGAATTCAGACCTCTTTTGCCTCATTTGACACAGTTTCCATGGTAATTAATGCTGAGATCATCCAGAGTCACATCCCAGATGGTTGAGGAAATTTCATTTAGCGCTTTGGTAACTCTTCTAACAACTACAGTTTCTTTTGCCATATTAGAGCTTTATGTCCTTCATTTGTTTTAGTTTGCTGGGTTTGGTTTAGGGTTATGGTTACGGTTAGAGTTAGGGTAGGGCTTGAGTGACACTGGACTGTGTTCTTAACTCATGTTTCTGCAGCATTACTGTCTCAGAGCATGCTGAGCATTTTTGTCACAAACCTGACATGAACTCGTGTTTTTCTCAACATCGTATCTGAACAGACGAATGAGCGGGCCTTCCCCTTTTGATTGTCAAGTTTTACCCATTGACATTAGCAAATCCTGAGGTCGCAGTTTTTTCAACGTGCTTTgctcttttttgggggggggcttTATGGTTTCCGTATACGATATCGCATGGCTCAGTCATGGGTTAGTAGTAGTTAGTATGAGTTGGTAGTTAGAGCCACAGATCTGAACCAACACTTTACTACTGCCTTGGCTGGGATTCCAAATGAACATACTGCTGATTGGTCGGAGATAAATCACACGGGTAGCGAGctgcaaccacacacacacacacacacacacacacacacacacacacacacacacacacacaccagaaagtAATTACAAAGTTCAAAACATAGATTACAACCTGAATCAGAAATGCCAAATGTCTGCTTCATCGTAAATTGAGAATTTGTGAGCTTGTTTATTGACGTCGAGGATGGATTTAGTGACCCTGTGCTGAAAATCAAGTAGAAGAAAATGATCTTGTATGCTTAAAAATGCACCTCAGCTGCTGTCTTTCttttcagctccactttactgacCCAGATTTTCCACACAAGTTCTTTGTTTACCTACTTTAGGTGTCGTCAGAGCCCAGAGACACTGTTTAAATGTGACACTGATCTTCATCATGCAGAACAAGTTATGGAGGAGTGTCTTTCTTGAAATGACAACAATTTTTTCTCAGCTTAAAGCCACACTATGCAAGTTCTTCATATTTTCAAATTGTTTTCTTTTAGCCAGTTTGTGCTGAAAAGACCCTTTACGGTCAATGAAATGTCACccagacccccaccaccctctgtggccggaataccgcatttgcaagttCAGACTTGCGGGCCGCCGCCTGTTGGACttcctgcagtctggttccagctcgtttccagcatgtttaagatcacgaacacagctgatatgtttaatttagtgatgaatcactcctgtagacactaatgaaggttggggagacatttcagctgttaagtaaaggcgttaaaaagacgatcgcacagcgaggagataagtttcattttcaTTTTGACCACAGACaataataacggacactagggatgctaaaagcaagcacaactgccaagtgtgccggaCCAACTTTAGGTTATAattacatttacaaaccatttactgtaaaattaaagttatttacattggttcatacttgtttaaccctcccactgtcccaatgggtgaccccgtgaggaaagttgatcattgagggttgatggtttatcccttgaggtccacgtggcaggggtgaggtggtgctcactcctcacccaagccacatggacctcaagggataaaccatcaatcctgctcaatggtcaactttcctcgcggggtcacccattgggacagtgggagggttaaaatcgCCTTGACAAAAAACAAAGAACAATATAAAATGAGCtattccagtgtgtgtgtgacagagtaaCACAACACCTGTTTGGTCATCTAAAcactttattttttcttcttataGACTCCCCTTCACCTGGCAGTGATCACAAAACAATCCAACATGGTGGATGTGTTGTTGCAAGCGAGAGCCGACCCTTCTGTCCTGGACCGTCACGGCCAAACGGCGATCCATCTCTGCTGTGAATACGACCAGCGGGAGTGCCTGTCCGTGCTGCTGTCCTTTCCCTCATTCTCCTCGTGTCTGGAGATCAGGAACTTTGAGGGTAAATACAGTAGAATAGCATGGTTTGATAAATAAATGATCATTAAGAAATTATAATGTTGATCAGTATTTTCTCTGCAGCTGTTTTGCACTAATTAAGTTTTATAAAACCTAATAATCAAGCTTAGGGGTTGCAGACAACCCAGATCCCACATTTGCTGCAACATCAAGACCTTCAGAGATGTTCTAACCACAGCCGCCTCAGCAGTGCGTTGTTGGTTAGGGGATATGTGAGCCCGTTATCAGGTGGGGGTTGAACTCTGTGTAGGTGGGATGAGAACAtttcttttctttgtgttttggTGCACTTGACAAGTTGCAGTGGTAAATCTTTACATAAAGCAGCAGACAACTCAGGTGTAAAGGGGGAAAAACACTTTTCCCCACCATTTTttgcaaaaatatatttttatttctgagCTGTAATGTTGAAACGTGTGTATGCTGTAGGATTGTTGACCTCATTCACTTCACAAGGCAACAATGTAAAGTCTGGTTTTGCTTGCTGTCCCCAGGTTTGAGCCCTCTGCATTTGGCTGTGCTGCACGGCCACCAGGACTTGGCTAAAATGCTGCTGGACGCAGGAGCCGACATCAATGCCATGGTCAGTCAGACTTACCGTTTCACAGTATTGCAGATCTTAAATGTTCAATCTTTACATCTTTTGActtccttttttttattattaggaTGTCAAAAGTGGCCAGAGTCCCCTCATGCATGCAGTGGAGAGCAATAATGCAGATTTGGTCCACTTCCTCATTGAGGTAAATGATTTGTGAGGCAGTGGAGGAAAAGGAAAGAGAAGGTGACTCAGCTTTGATCAAACAAGCTGATTTTCTCTTTCCAGCTCATCATACTGTGTAAATTGTCTTTAGTACAAGCAAAGGGTCTTCCAAGAATGTGCAATGCTTTCATAGATCACCTTTATTATCAGAGTTTGCAGATGTACATAATACATCAAGAGACTTCTTCTGgttttcatcattttttctttgaAAGTTATCTCTTTACTTTATCTCCTTCTGGTCTAAGTCATTCCTACCACCGCTCGACCTATTCTTTGACTTTTGATGCTCACCTGACCAAATATGGCTTCCTTTATGAATCTCAACCTTCGGTTTCTCTCTCTTACAGAATAGATGTGATGTCAACAGCCAGTCATACAGCGGCAACACGGCGCTGCACATCGCCTGTGGTCGAGGTCAGGTGGACACTGCAAGGCTGCTCCTGAAAAGTGGCGCTGACAGCAGCCTCAAGAACTACCACAACGACACCCCAGTGATGGTGGCCAAAAACAAAAAAGTAAGACCGTTGTTTCAATGGAAACCACATTGCAAATAAATCCCTTCCTTGCGGTAGCGTTTTGCTTTTTTGTAGTTGCTGTATGTTGTTGGTTAAAGGAAATCCCATTTAGGAAAGAAGGAAACCCCAAAGAGATTACCAGAATCACCAATAATCAACTATAGCGTGACTGTCCAAACTTTCATCTCAGAATAATCTTGACACGGAAAATCGCGTTGATTTACCAAAGTTACATTAGAGCTAatacaaacaattaaaaaaccTAGATGACTCAGCTCACATTGGTGCAACAGTAGAGTCAAGAGTAGAATGATAATGAGAGTGTTGCTCCCTCTAGAGGACAAACCTGAAACGTACTCTGTTTTTCACCTGGATCATTTTTTAAACCTCAAGATCTTttaaaactgggggggggggggggggggatctcaaTTGGAAAAATCAATCaacttaattagaggctttgtaatcaaTAAGACTGATAATCATGTTTTAATCATTCAAAACAATTTGCACccaaacatgtttttaatcataaatgatgttagtgaggcacagatgacacACCCACACTTTTATGAGtgtatttctgtaaccacaaggtctacttcattactttggtctcattataaaggtaaccaGTGTGGGATTTATTGGGATACATAAATATTAGTACATGTGTCACTGATTAAGTGTAAATGGGCATGAAACATTGTTAACGTACTGAACTgagcactaggtggcagcagagcactgctgatacatatagaggtgtagtgtagagctcaggggaagttctgctgacagTTACAATATGCTTGTTCCTCCAGCTGTAATAAAGTTCATATGGGTAAAGTTACTTCCTGCCTGCTTTCTACCAACTAGAAAACATAAtagtagatttttttttacttcctttATTTTTTTTCATGATAGGTGATTTGTCAGGGTTCATTTAATCGTATTTTTAACTGTGATAGAGCACATAAAAAAGATTTATATCTCTTGTAGCCTGGGCTCTGCAGTTCTGTTAGAAGTGCAGTTTGATTATATTTATTGATATGGTGGGCATGAAATGTCATGctaattttttcacttttttaaaataattatttgtaaTTAACGCAACGTCATTAAATTCCCACCTCTAGTTAAAACATAACTACTCCACTGACTTTAAATATTTACCAAAGTTTGTTATAAACCTTTTGCAGATAGCTGATGTGTTACGGGGAAGAGGCTCCAAACATGTCAGAGATCCACACACTCTGTTGATCTCACCACACGGGTCCAACTATATGGAAAACGGTGAGAACCTTCACACACAAGGTCGCAGACAGGATATGTGAAGGCATCGCCAACATCAGCAGTAACTGTTCTTCCTTTTGTGGTCTTTCAGGATCTCCATCTTCCAGCCAAAGTCGTGGATCTTCACCTTCATCGACACCACACACCTTTCATAATAGTGCATCCCATTCCCCAAAGACTCCACCTGCACAGGTTCACTATTACTAGACTGATATGATCCAACAATGAAGCCTGCAACTACCTCCAGCTAAGCATCAAACTCAGGACATTTACGTGGGCAGACCTGAATAATCAGCTTTCAGAACTCAACCGGATTGCGACTGGCAGCCCTCCTTTGATCTCCAGTCCTATCAGCTGCTGCTTTGGACACTTTTGCAGTGAATGGGGAGAAAAACAGCTGCAGTGACCGGATGGTTTACTGATCAACATGAAGTGAAATATGTGAAAGACAATAATGAAACTCCATGTACTTATGTGTAAATGACATTGAAATCTGAGTTTTTGCcactttactttcatttttacatCTATATTGTAAATAAGAGTAAATGAGAAGTAACCAATATTCCTATCCTTACTTGAACTGTAGATA from Nothobranchius furzeri strain GRZ-AD chromosome 5, NfurGRZ-RIMD1, whole genome shotgun sequence encodes:
- the bcl3 gene encoding B-cell lymphoma 3 protein homolog — protein: MPRISTMNVDDHQSVATAPLDLSTTARGRGRSGTPDSNICSRDAPSGGSPALPASTGTDSTETRAPRKRPAGSASSLKLPFRKRPFPFEPESQTPSPTPAASGIRSSPVEERDLGSLVRLGRAGGDHERRVGVAPMTIIRRVEEDGQGPDGYPYCLFPIYDYGHYPVYYMPHVVPEPHHPPALQPENLLAEISLATHQDEDGDTALHIAVVQGEMSIVCKLIRLLLLAHKGLDIHNNLRQTPLHLAVITKQSNMVDVLLQARADPSVLDRHGQTAIHLCCEYDQRECLSVLLSFPSFSSCLEIRNFEGLSPLHLAVLHGHQDLAKMLLDAGADINAMDVKSGQSPLMHAVESNNADLVHFLIENRCDVNSQSYSGNTALHIACGRGQVDTARLLLKSGADSSLKNYHNDTPVMVAKNKKIADVLRGRGSKHVRDPHTLLISPHGSNYMENGSPSSSQSRGSSPSSTPHTFHNSASHSPKTPPAQVHYY